From the genome of Gemmobacter aquarius:
TCTGGCATCGGGAAGACGATGATCGCCCGCAACCTGTCGCGCAGGTACGCGCCGGAATACGATCCGGAATCAGGTATCACGCGCACTCCGCTGCTTCTTTTGCAGGCACCACCAGCGCCGGACGAGCGGCGGTTCTACATGCACATCCTCGCTGCCGTCGGCGCTCCGTCATCAGCGTTAAGCTTGCGGGCCCAAAGCGTCGCTTCGCTTGAGGTCCGCGTTGTTGGCCTTCTTCGCGACCTCGGGCTTCGGATGATCATGATTGACGAAGTCCACAACCTCCTCGCGGGAACCCATCGCGAACAACGCCGCTTCCTGAATGTTCTGCGTTATCTCAGCAATGAACTCGAGGCATCGCTGGTTTGCTTTGGAGTCAGCGAAGCGGTCGATGCCATTCGCGGCGATGTCCAACTCGCGCGACGCCTGGATGAACACCACCTGCCAAACTGGCGCGACGATGCCGAGTTCTCGGACATGATCCAGACCCTGATCGCGGCCATGCCGCTCGCGAAGAAGTCCAATCTGAAGGTCAAATCGCTCAAGCAGATACTGGCGCTGACCGGCGGGGTGACCTCGCGGGTATTTTCCTTGGTCAAGGACCTATCCATCGACGCAATCGTCACTGGCCAAGAATGCATCACCGACGATGCAGTCGCAAAATGGACGCCCGTTTGGTCGCGCCATGCGAATACCCAGCGACGGCTCGAGAAGGCCAGAGCTTGAAGCGGAGCCCGTTGCCGAAAACTGTCACGCCTCTTGCAGATGAGCTGCTTTCTGGATGGCTGACGCGATTGGCGGTCACCAACCATTGTGAGGTCGACGAACTCCTGGCGCATATCGGAGTCGATACGCGACAGGTCGCCATGCTGGATTTTGAAGTTGAGGTGGCCGCGACCACAGCAGAAAAGATATCGATTGCGGCCCGTGTTGCCTCTGAAACTGTTCAATCCCTTACCTTTGGGACAATGACCCAAACCGAAGCCCTGATGACGGCGCAGGTCGCGTTCCAGTCGTGTCCCGACTGCTCTCGGCGTGGCATAGCGCTCAAACAGTGGCGGAAGTTATGGGCATTCGATTGCCAGATCTGCGGCACCCGACTCCTTTCGATCCTCATCAAGCCTGATCGCAGCCGAATATCCGAAAAGCTGGTGCGTCGTGCTCGAAGCGGGGCAGGGATGCTCGAAAGCGCGGTGACGTCCAACTGCGCCAACAAACTTCGACGCGCCATGCGGGCGGCCACCTATGCCAAGGCGCTCAAGTCCGTTCGCGCGGATACCGCCTTTGCCCTTCAAAGCCCCAGACCCGACGTTAGACTCTTCTGCCTTGCCGCCATCGCTGCAGCTCAGTCACGTCCGCTGGTGAAAGCGGCAATGTTCAGCACTGGCCTCGATGGGTACGCAAGAGTTGCCTTGCTTCGTGCGTTTGAAAAGGAGCCCCGCCTTCTTGCCGCAGTTGACCGGATCGTACTGCGAAACAGGGAAAGACTCCGACGAGCTGGCGTCTGAATGCCACGTTTAAAGGCAACAAACGTCGCTCAACGCGCGGTGTGCAGGATTTAAAGGGAGTGGGCAAAACTTGGGGGTGTCTGTGTATGTTGGTGGTTCATTGAGAAGGGAACTGCCATGGAAGTGCGGATTATTGTCGAGACGACCTTTGAGAACGGAACCACAAAGAGGCATCGTCTCGGCCGTTTGTCCCGCCCGTTTCGACGCACGCAGCCTGAGGGGTTCGGGTTGTTGCTCGAAGATGCGAAGACGATCCTGGGGCAATTGCAAAGTGCGATCCTGCACGACCAGATCGAGGAAATTTCCGAAGCCAGCCGGATCTGCCCGGACTGCGACGGGGTCCGGGCTATACATGATTATCGGTCGCGGGTGCTCGACACACTCTTCGGCAGGTTCGAGGTCAAAGCGCCGCGCATTCGGCGTTGCGCCTGCAATGCAAAATCCGATGTTGTCTTGGGCGGACCGCTTTCGCCTCTCGCTCACTTTTTCCCGGATCGATCGACCCCGGAACTGCGACGCCTTCAAGCCGAACTTGGAGCGCGTCATTCCTTTCGGGAAGCGGTGCGTATTCTGGAAACCTTTCTGCCTTGCGCGAAGCAGGTGAACACATCGGTGCGCAATCGACTGGGCAAAGTTGCCCGGGAAATCTGCGACAGCGAGCAGAATGAGCCGCTGGTTCCTTCAGCCGCCGAAGAGGCGCCTGCGCTGACGGTTTTCCTGGACGGTGCGCATATCCGATGCAGGCCGGAATATCAGAAGCGACACCTCGATGTTGTGGTCGGTAAAATTGAAGGCCACGATAGGTGCCGTCGCTTCGGCTTGGTGCAACAGGCGGTCCTGTCACCTGCCAGTCAGCTTCGCCAGCACTTGAGGGCTCTCGGTTGGGATCACGAACAAACCGTCACGGTAATTTCGGACGGGGAACCAGCCCTGCCAAACCTCGTCCGCAATGCCGTCGATGGAAAGGTCCGCCACATCCTCGACTGGTGGCATATCTCGATGCGTATTCAGCACGTCGAGAACGCCGTAAAAGGCCTGCTGCAGAGCAGGGGTTTCTCCGGCATTCCAGTGTTGTTCAAACGTCCGGCCGAAACACTGCGATGGTACCTTTGGCATGGGAAAGTTCTAACGGCCACGACCAGTCTGCAATGGTTGATCGTCGATTGCACGCGGCTGAATACAGATGATCGCATGGCGGCTGAAGCAGCCCGACGCGTGCAAGCCCGGTGCCGGGACCTCTATTCCTACCTTGCGAACAACATGGACAGCCTGACCGACTATGGTCGGCGGTACCGCACGGGTTTTCCGATTTCTTCATCCCGGGCAGAGGGCTGCGTGGACGACATCGGGAACACCCGCATGGGCAAGCGCCGCCGCATGAGATGGTCGCCCAATGGAGCCCACCGCGTGGCTGTTGTCCGCGCCGCCGTTCTCGACGGTCGGCTAACCGGAGCCTACCAAAGAGCAGCCGCATGACCCCCAAGTTTTGCCCACTCCCAGTCCCGTCCTGGTGGCCGCACTGTGGATGGGGATGTCAGGGATTGCATCGGCGCATTCGTTCACGGCCGCACTTCTGGTCGTCGGCGAAGACCTTGAAGTAGGCCTCGCCGAAGCCGTCCGCGGTTTCCTGCTGGCGGCGGACGAGCGGGATGGGCACGCGAATGAGACGTCTGACGGGCATTTGGGCGGGGTTGATGTGCATGTTCTGCCGCTTCCGCGCGAAGCAGCAGGGTTGGTCGAGGACCTGTTAGGAACACCTAGCGAGCCCCCCGATGTGGTGGTGGTCCTTGGCCCCGAGCCAGCAGCCAGCGCAACCGCGCGCGCGTATCAATCGGAAGGCATCGTCTTGGTGCAGGATGTCCTTCCAGCGGGATGGGAAGGCGAGAGTCAGATGGACAGTTTCGCGGCGCGTTACCGGCTCGTCCATGGCACGGCGCCCAGTGCAATGGCGGCCACGGCCTATCACGCCGCGCGATGTCTTGATGCCGCGATCAGACCATTGGACGGCGTCAACCTGCAGGCCGCGCTGGAAGAAGTATGGCGGTCAACCGAGTTGGGTT
Proteins encoded in this window:
- a CDS encoding TniQ family protein; the protein is MDARLVAPCEYPATAREGQSLKRSPLPKTVTPLADELLSGWLTRLAVTNHCEVDELLAHIGVDTRQVAMLDFEVEVAATTAEKISIAARVASETVQSLTFGTMTQTEALMTAQVAFQSCPDCSRRGIALKQWRKLWAFDCQICGTRLLSILIKPDRSRISEKLVRRARSGAGMLESAVTSNCANKLRRAMRAATYAKALKSVRADTAFALQSPRPDVRLFCLAAIAAAQSRPLVKAAMFSTGLDGYARVALLRAFEKEPRLLAAVDRIVLRNRERLRRAGV
- a CDS encoding ISKra4 family transposase; the protein is MEVRIIVETTFENGTTKRHRLGRLSRPFRRTQPEGFGLLLEDAKTILGQLQSAILHDQIEEISEASRICPDCDGVRAIHDYRSRVLDTLFGRFEVKAPRIRRCACNAKSDVVLGGPLSPLAHFFPDRSTPELRRLQAELGARHSFREAVRILETFLPCAKQVNTSVRNRLGKVAREICDSEQNEPLVPSAAEEAPALTVFLDGAHIRCRPEYQKRHLDVVVGKIEGHDRCRRFGLVQQAVLSPASQLRQHLRALGWDHEQTVTVISDGEPALPNLVRNAVDGKVRHILDWWHISMRIQHVENAVKGLLQSRGFSGIPVLFKRPAETLRWYLWHGKVLTATTSLQWLIVDCTRLNTDDRMAAEAARRVQARCRDLYSYLANNMDSLTDYGRRYRTGFPISSSRAEGCVDDIGNTRMGKRRRMRWSPNGAHRVAVVRAAVLDGRLTGAYQRAAA
- a CDS encoding TniB family NTP-binding protein, translating into MRTETEADGRIALIQSDIWIGFPRAEQVLDRLQGLIEMPRQTRMPGLLVHGASGIGKTMIARNLSRRYAPEYDPESGITRTPLLLLQAPPAPDERRFYMHILAAVGAPSSALSLRAQSVASLEVRVVGLLRDLGLRMIMIDEVHNLLAGTHREQRRFLNVLRYLSNELEASLVCFGVSEAVDAIRGDVQLARRLDEHHLPNWRDDAEFSDMIQTLIAAMPLAKKSNLKVKSLKQILALTGGVTSRVFSLVKDLSIDAIVTGQECITDDAVAKWTPVWSRHANTQRRLEKARA